A genomic segment from Geitlerinema sp. PCC 7407 encodes:
- the rimI gene encoding ribosomal protein S18-alanine N-acetyltransferase, with protein MNFIALRSLTPDLLPAVLDLDQQCLGGLWNADGYQREIDSPNSDIWVLVPEPVQGSDRPPVLALGCLWAILEEAHITLLAVNPSYQEQGLGQGMLYALLKSAWHRRLERATLEVRVSNQAAIALYQKFGFKEAGRRRGYYQATGEDALILWRGGLHHPEFSQILANWDQSVRHRLTQHQWELRLPEPFPKPQSVSDLSSPLTGP; from the coding sequence GTGAATTTCATCGCGCTGCGATCGCTGACCCCTGACCTCCTGCCAGCGGTGCTTGATCTAGACCAACAGTGTCTTGGGGGCCTGTGGAATGCAGACGGCTATCAGCGCGAAATTGACAGTCCCAACAGCGATATTTGGGTCTTGGTGCCCGAGCCCGTTCAGGGGAGCGATCGCCCGCCAGTCCTGGCCCTCGGCTGCCTATGGGCTATCTTAGAAGAAGCCCACATTACCTTGCTGGCCGTCAACCCCAGCTATCAAGAACAAGGTTTAGGGCAAGGAATGCTCTATGCTCTGCTAAAATCAGCCTGGCACCGCAGACTGGAGCGAGCCACGCTGGAGGTGAGGGTTTCCAACCAGGCCGCCATCGCGCTTTATCAGAAATTTGGCTTCAAAGAAGCGGGCCGCCGTCGCGGCTACTACCAAGCGACGGGTGAGGATGCGCTTATTCTCTGGCGGGGTGGTTTACATCATCCCGAGTTTTCTCAGATTTTAGCGAACTGGGACCAGAGCGTGCGTCACCGCCTTACCCAACATCAATGGGAACTGCGACTACCAGAGCCCTTTCCCAAGCCCCAAAGCGTCAGCGACTTGTCATCGCCCTTGACTGGCCCATGA
- the lysA gene encoding diaminopimelate decarboxylase yields MVSTPPAVATATARHYLPEVAPTELAGRSPNQFLLPLTARVNDQDSLEIGGCDVPDLVKKFGSPLYIVDEHSLRTACQQYRDGFARHYPGESQVLYASKAWNCLAICAIVASEGLGVDVVSGGELLTALKAGVSSTKLYLHGNNKSLEELRLAADAGCTIVVDNWHELRLLTQWLGNEGAQYAPARVMLRLTPGIECHTHEYIRTGHLDSKFGFDPDQLPEVFAFVSQQSSLNCVGLHAHIGSQIFELQPHEDLGSVMVQWLELAATYGIEVKELNIGGGLGIRYTESDDPPSIEAWVKVVADAVAKACQQSQRSLPKLLCEPGRSLIGSTCVTAYTVGSQKEIPGIRTYLSVDGGMSDNPRPITYQSLYRALIANRMSAPLSETVTVAGKHCESGDILIKAASLPPAEAGDILVVNATGAYNYSMASNYNRVPRPAAVLVCDGEANLIVQRETYEDLLRQDCLPDRLVP; encoded by the coding sequence ATGGTTTCGACTCCCCCTGCCGTGGCAACTGCCACCGCTCGCCATTATTTGCCCGAGGTCGCGCCTACAGAGTTGGCGGGGCGATCGCCCAACCAGTTTCTGCTGCCGCTGACCGCCCGCGTCAACGATCAAGACAGCCTGGAGATCGGCGGCTGCGACGTGCCTGACCTAGTCAAAAAGTTTGGCTCTCCTCTTTATATTGTGGATGAGCACTCCCTGCGCACCGCTTGCCAGCAATATCGCGACGGCTTTGCCCGCCACTACCCCGGAGAGTCCCAGGTTCTCTACGCCTCCAAGGCCTGGAACTGCCTGGCGATCTGCGCCATTGTGGCCAGCGAAGGGCTGGGAGTGGACGTCGTCTCGGGCGGTGAGCTGCTGACTGCGCTCAAGGCAGGGGTGAGCTCGACCAAACTCTATCTCCACGGCAACAACAAATCCCTCGAAGAGCTGCGACTCGCGGCCGATGCAGGCTGCACCATCGTCGTAGACAACTGGCATGAGCTGCGGCTGCTCACGCAGTGGCTGGGAAATGAGGGCGCGCAATACGCACCGGCCCGGGTGATGCTGCGGCTGACGCCGGGCATCGAGTGCCACACCCACGAGTACATTCGCACAGGACACCTCGACAGCAAATTTGGCTTTGATCCAGACCAGCTGCCCGAGGTGTTTGCGTTTGTGAGCCAGCAGTCTTCCCTCAACTGCGTTGGCCTCCATGCCCACATCGGCTCTCAGATTTTTGAGCTGCAGCCCCACGAGGATTTGGGGAGCGTCATGGTGCAGTGGCTGGAGTTGGCTGCGACCTACGGCATCGAGGTAAAAGAGCTCAATATTGGCGGTGGTCTGGGGATCCGCTACACCGAGAGCGATGATCCCCCTAGCATCGAGGCGTGGGTGAAGGTCGTGGCTGATGCGGTGGCGAAGGCCTGCCAGCAAAGCCAGCGATCGCTTCCCAAGCTGCTGTGCGAACCCGGGCGATCGCTCATTGGCTCCACCTGCGTCACCGCCTACACCGTCGGCAGCCAAAAAGAAATTCCCGGCATTCGTACCTACCTTTCTGTCGATGGCGGTATGTCCGACAACCCCCGCCCCATCACCTATCAGTCGCTCTACCGCGCCCTGATCGCTAACCGCATGTCCGCCCCCCTGAGCGAAACGGTCACCGTCGCCGGTAAGCACTGCGAATCTGGCGATATCCTCATCAAGGCGGCCTCGCTACCGCCCGCAGAGGCTGGAGACATCCTCGTCGTCAATGCCACAGGTGCCTACAATTACAGCATGGCGTCGAACTACAACCGCGTGCCCCGGCCTGCCGCAGTCTTGGTCTGTGATGGCGAAGCAAATCTCATTGTGCAGCGAGAAACCTACGAAGATCTCCTCCGTCAAGACTGTCTACCCGATCGCTTGGTGCCGTAG